TGTGCCACCGACTTTTGCGTGGAGTCAACTGTTCAATCTGCATTGATAAAAGATTATTCAATTACAGTTGTATCTGATGGGCATACCACTGGGGAAAGGCCTCATATGACAGCAGAAAAAGTTATAGAACATTACAACTGGGTCTGGCAAAATATGATTCCAACACAGGGAAGCATAGCGGTAAAAAGTCTGGAGGAAATAAAAAACCTATTCTCTACCGTTTTTTAATCATAGTTTTTTGGGTGGTAACTATTCTTCCTTGGTTCGTTGATTTTGAACCGTCAAATGAGAACAATAGACACTAACATTTCACTCCAATTTAAAGCAAACTTATCCTTACCTTTTTTTCTTTGAGTTTGACCTGTCCTACTTTTTTTAATAGCTGATCAACTTGGGAGGTTTTTACTCCTACAAAAGCACAATCGGTTTTTAATTCTATGACTCCTAATTGATCTTTACCAAGCTTACCTTGTTTCAAAAACAAGCCTACGATATCACCTTTGGAGATTTTATTGGTTCTACCTCCAGAGATATAAACAGTGGACCATTCTGATGGAGGAGGAAGGGGAGAAGAATCTAATTCTTCAAGACTAGCATCCCTTGCAAAATCAGGAACCCTGTCTTCCGCATATTGTAAAATATAAGCCGTTCCATCGGCATGCATCCTCGCTGTTCTACCATTTCTATGGATAAACTCAGATTCACGATTGGGTAATTGAAAGTGAATGATATAACCCAACTCCGGCACATCTATTCCTCTAGCCGCCAAGTCTGTTGCCAACAATAATTGATGGGTACCATTCCGGAACTTGATCAGTGATCGCTCTCGATCCAGCTGCTCCATATCACCATGAAATGTCCCATGGGAAATTTCATGATCAGCTAAATAATCACTTACCTGCTGAATAGAATCTTTGAAATTGCAAAAGATAATTCCATTCTGATTCCCCAGTTTACTGATCAATTGAATGAGTGTAGCAAGCTTATTTTTATCTGGAGAAAGAACTCTTTTTAGCTTTAAGTTATCGATCTTATCTGCCAAAAAATCAATGATTACAGGGCTATGAAGACGAACGAACTTAGGGATTTTGACATCCTGCGTGGCAGAAGTGAGAATGCGTTTTTTGATGTTGGGAAGTAGATCCAGAATATTTTGCATTTCCTGCTCAAACCCAATTTCCAAAGACTTGTCAAACTCATCCAGTACCAGAGTTTGAATAAACTCTTTTTCGAAAACTCCTCTTCTTAAATGATCTGCAATTCTCCCTGGAGTACCTATCAAGACCGCAGGTCTATGTTTGATTTCAACCTTATCTTTTGAACCTGCTCTACCTCCATAAACTGCATTGACTTTAAATCCAGTCCCCATTTCTCGCATCACCTGCTCGATTTGCATTGCCAATTCACGAGAGGGTACTATAATTAATAACTGAACTTCTTCAATCGCATGATCCAACTGATCTATCAAGGGTAGGAGAAAGGCCAGAGTTTTTCCTGTACCAGTAGGAGAGAGTAAAATCAGATCTTTATTGCCTTGCAAAGCTTCTTGAGCAGCAAGTTGCATTGGATTCAGATTAGCTATTCCCAGTTTGGATAGAATTTCAGCTTGACTTTTGGTTGGAATGGACATGAGGCAAAGATAGCTTAGGAATTACTGGGAATGGTAATAATTAAGAACTCATTCCAAAGTAATTCAATTATACAATAAGTTCACTTCTAGGATCTAAATAGAGACTTTTTAAACCAAACTAACTAAATTGTTTAAACTGAACATAAACCTTTAGATGAGAAAAATATAAACGTTATGGAGAGGCAGAATATGATTCATATAAGTGTTTCAGACAATTAGATAAATTATAGGAATGAATACTTTAAATGATTTAAAATACTCTGATTGTCTTCGCTGTTCTAACGCTTCAAATAGTTGATTACAAACAACTATTTGAACAAATGACCAATTGAAAATATAAACGATTAAAAAATAGTCGATAACATAATATATTAAATCATAATACCATTAAGCATCCTATGCTTTATACAAAACCGCTAGCTGTAACTTGAGTAAAATACATGATTAAAATCATATTTTTTTTATTTATCATATTACTTATCTTGTTTATAAATAAATAATAAATAGATAGTTATAAAGCCAAGAATCCTGAAAAGGAAAATTAGAGAATAGCATAGATACTTTATTAAATGCTAAAATAGCCGAATATGCATTAGGAGCTACTATTCTCGTTTCAATTGATAGGAAAATGATTTTTAGGCCATGGTTCGACTGTAGAGATATCGAAAATAAAAACCGGTAACGCTATATACTTACTTAAGAATAGGTTCAGAAATTAAACAATAATTATTGTTTAGATCGGTAATCCGAACCTTAGCTGGAGCTCAAAATGATATTTATGTCGTTGGTTCAAATAATATAGGGTGGGAAATTATTCGTTAACAGTAATCTGATAAATGATTATTTCTTTTTTTATGCACTTTAGCATTAACTAAATTTTCAATACTTACAATGCACCTAAACAGATCTTTTGTATGAAAACTAAAATCTCTATTTTTTGTATCTGCTTTGCCCTTCTCGCAGGATGCACATCGAATCCCGAAATTGAATCCAAAAAAGGAGGTGAAAACGCCATACCTTATCCGAAAGCAGAATGGAAAGGGAAACAGGGAAAAACTCTGGAAGAATCAAAACCATATTTTATTGGTCAACCGAAAGCACCTGAAGGAGCTCCTAACGTATTGATCATCATGCTGGACGATGCAGGATACTCCAATGCCAGCTCTTTTGGCGGGATAATGCAAACCCCAACTTTTGACCGTATTGGTGATGAAGGCATTCGATATTCACATTTTTCTGTGGCAGCAGTATGTTCACCAACTCGAGCTTCATTATTAACTGGATATAATATTCATCAAATAGGGACAGGCATTATCTCAGAATTTGCAACCGGTTATCCAGGTTACAATTCACAAATTGATTATACCACCCCTTCCATAGCAAAAATTCTAAGCGATAATGGCTATGCGACCGCTGCTTTTGGGAAATGGCACAACACTCCTATGGAAGAGGCTTCACCTGCCGGACCCTATGAAAGTTGGCCAACAGGCATTTGGGGATTTGACTATTTCTGGGGTTTCTTGGGCGGAGAGACGAATCAATTTCATCCACTCCTTTATGAAAATAC
Above is a window of Algoriphagus machipongonensis DNA encoding:
- a CDS encoding DEAD/DEAH box helicase is translated as MSIPTKSQAEILSKLGIANLNPMQLAAQEALQGNKDLILLSPTGTGKTLAFLLPLIDQLDHAIEEVQLLIIVPSRELAMQIEQVMREMGTGFKVNAVYGGRAGSKDKVEIKHRPAVLIGTPGRIADHLRRGVFEKEFIQTLVLDEFDKSLEIGFEQEMQNILDLLPNIKKRILTSATQDVKIPKFVRLHSPVIIDFLADKIDNLKLKRVLSPDKNKLATLIQLISKLGNQNGIIFCNFKDSIQQVSDYLADHEISHGTFHGDMEQLDRERSLIKFRNGTHQLLLATDLAARGIDVPELGYIIHFQLPNRESEFIHRNGRTARMHADGTAYILQYAEDRVPDFARDASLEELDSSPLPPPSEWSTVYISGGRTNKISKGDIVGLFLKQGKLGKDQLGVIELKTDCAFVGVKTSQVDQLLKKVGQVKLKEKKVRISLL